The sequence AAAAAGGGCTGAAGTTAGCTGCTCCGGCTGATGCCGGCAAAATACAGTTTGAACTGGGTACTGCCTATATGGGCCTGAACCAGAATGAAAAGGCCTGTTCGGCATTCCGTGAAGCGATGAAGGATAAAAATTTTGAGGCAAGTGCCAAATACTATATTGAGCAGAAGCTCAAATGCCAGTAAGCTGGTCTGAGGCAAATGATTCGCGCAAGGCTGGCAGAAAAGTCTTGCGCGAATTTTTTTCCGGGCGATTCATGCTAATTTTGCATCAATTTTTTGCCTGTGGGTACATTTCTTTTCGATTCGGTTGTTTTTGGTCCGGTTTTCAGCAGAAGACTCGGCAGGTCGCTGGGGATTAACCTCCTTCCCGACACCGCCAAAATATGCAATTACGATTGTGTATACTGTGAATGCGGTTGGTCTTCGCAAAAGAAGGAGCATCATGCCAGGTTGCATAAGGTTTCTGAGGTGGTTTCAGAGCTTGAAAAAACACTTCGCTCATTCAGCATGGAAGGCAAGGGGATTGATACGATTACCTTTGCAGGAAACGGAGAACCCACTCTCCACCCCTCCTTTAAGGAGATTATGGATGAAGTAATCCGTCTTCGGGATTCCTATTATTCTGCTGCAAAAATTGCTGTTCTTTCCAATGCCAGCAGGGTACATATTCCGGAAATAAGGGAAGCCCTGATGAAAGCTGATCTCAATATTCTGAAGCTGGATACGGCTGTTGAAGATACCTTCAGGATGATCAACAAACCTCCTGCGGGCTTTACGTTGCATCATCTGTTGCAAAATCTTTCCCTTTTCAGAAAAGGACTGATTATCCAGAGTTTGTTTGTGAGGGGCATAGCCGAAGGCAAATATGTAGATAATACCACTGAAAAGGAAATCAATGCCTGGCTGGAAGAAGTAAAAAGGCTTGCGCCGGAGCTGGTAATGATTTATTCCATTGAGAGGGCAACTGCGGCCGGTACTTTGGAAAAAGTTTCCCTGCCTGAACTGCGGGAAATTGCCCGCAAGGTTGCCCTTGCTGGTTTGCAGGCAGAGGTTTATTATTAGCATTATGGCTGGTGATGGGACGGATATTGGTGTGCGAAAGGAAAGCATACTCCCTGTCGGGGGAAAGAAAGTGCTTGTTGTTCCGCTC comes from Bacteroidales bacterium and encodes:
- a CDS encoding radical SAM protein produces the protein MGTFLFDSVVFGPVFSRRLGRSLGINLLPDTAKICNYDCVYCECGWSSQKKEHHARLHKVSEVVSELEKTLRSFSMEGKGIDTITFAGNGEPTLHPSFKEIMDEVIRLRDSYYSAAKIAVLSNASRVHIPEIREALMKADLNILKLDTAVEDTFRMINKPPAGFTLHHLLQNLSLFRKGLIIQSLFVRGIAEGKYVDNTTEKEINAWLEEVKRLAPELVMIYSIERATAAGTLEKVSLPELREIARKVALAGLQAEVYY